Proteins from a genomic interval of Piscinibacter sp. HJYY11:
- a CDS encoding diguanylate cyclase domain-containing protein yields MTPHQLPTAVKPYSRLLAWGPFIAVALLLAILWGLVLGFAVVQERRMVEGAQKQLRLVNNAAAQQTRDLLGVTEARLDVAQQWLARSPQLDDALGELLRTFSRHPKDLVWVALVNADGKAVPVPGSPAWLERMPAVQLPDAAGEMRVGEPLRQAAGQPWRWPLTRRLSAPVAGPQGLAVGLVAWVDLPQLSTIHERLREQPAGGISLTTSTGIVIVRTPYSETLIGRNVLADRPAQMPPGSAQGAFETSAAYGVGDRRLATFERLGQYPVTVLVSQERDELLAAFHARRNLGIGILTLLTLAGIVFSWSLARSQRSARHSRAQFDAVSNAFPLGLFMTDTLGETTYANDAYFQKSGLPRERMAWGWSDLLDPAQREPMLAAWRQATAGLAPLRNTLHVTRPDGQQVMLSVRTAPLLVDNKLIGHVGSIEDVTDRVQQQRAQRMLTAIFERSTDVVAQVSAQGQLLYVNPAGRQMMEIKPDAPIEHMRFDDFLPAHRETQVRDIIMPTALATGLWVGETSVLRGDGKEIDVSEMLIAHRDERQEVETYSIVMRDISHEIRARTELQRSESILKVVAATLPVLVAVADRHQRYLFTNDAFDQWVGRPQGRLAGLHAREVLGEAEYERRRPNIELALSGQRVMFESCIDGHQYFETTYIPFRDAEGQVAGLVALSQDITSHKRQHQILLDASQTDPLTGALNRAGFDLRVGEALLRAHEEHHPIALLMVDLDRFKPVNDEHGHATGDALLVAVAQRLQKVLRPTDLLARLGGDEFAVVLPDVRDDAAAGTVARKIVGALGEVFEIDGKRLSIGASVGLALARHGEDTVQSLAQRADVALYQAKRAGRGRFEVAAAQG; encoded by the coding sequence GTGACACCGCACCAGCTGCCCACCGCGGTCAAGCCCTACTCCCGGCTGCTCGCCTGGGGGCCCTTCATCGCGGTCGCGTTGCTGCTGGCGATCCTGTGGGGGCTGGTGCTCGGCTTTGCGGTGGTGCAGGAGCGGCGCATGGTCGAAGGCGCGCAGAAGCAACTGCGCCTGGTCAACAACGCCGCCGCCCAGCAAACGCGCGACCTGCTCGGCGTCACCGAAGCCCGGCTCGACGTGGCGCAGCAGTGGCTGGCCCGTTCGCCGCAGCTCGACGACGCGCTCGGCGAGCTGCTGCGGACCTTCAGCCGCCACCCGAAGGACCTGGTCTGGGTGGCGCTGGTCAACGCGGACGGCAAGGCCGTGCCCGTGCCCGGCTCGCCCGCCTGGCTCGAGCGCATGCCGGCAGTGCAGCTGCCGGACGCCGCCGGCGAGATGCGCGTGGGCGAGCCGCTGCGCCAGGCTGCCGGCCAACCCTGGCGCTGGCCCTTGACACGCCGCCTGTCGGCGCCGGTCGCAGGCCCGCAAGGCCTGGCCGTGGGCCTGGTGGCCTGGGTCGACCTGCCGCAGCTGAGCACCATCCACGAACGCCTGCGCGAGCAGCCGGCCGGCGGCATCTCGCTCACCACCTCGACCGGCATCGTGATCGTGCGCACGCCCTACTCCGAGACCCTGATCGGCCGCAACGTGCTGGCCGACCGCCCCGCCCAGATGCCGCCCGGCAGCGCGCAGGGTGCCTTCGAGACTTCCGCCGCCTATGGCGTGGGCGATCGGCGCCTGGCCACCTTCGAGCGGCTGGGCCAGTACCCGGTCACCGTGCTGGTCTCGCAGGAGCGCGACGAGCTGCTGGCCGCCTTCCACGCCCGGCGCAACCTCGGCATCGGCATCCTCACGCTGCTCACGCTCGCCGGCATCGTCTTCTCGTGGTCGCTGGCCCGCAGCCAGCGCAGCGCCCGCCACAGCCGGGCCCAGTTCGACGCGGTGAGCAACGCCTTCCCGCTCGGTCTCTTCATGACCGACACCCTCGGCGAGACCACCTACGCCAACGACGCCTATTTCCAGAAGTCCGGCCTGCCGCGCGAGCGCATGGCCTGGGGCTGGAGCGACCTCCTCGACCCGGCACAGCGCGAGCCGATGCTGGCCGCCTGGCGCCAGGCGACCGCCGGCCTCGCCCCGCTGCGCAACACCCTGCACGTGACCCGGCCCGACGGCCAGCAGGTGATGCTCTCGGTGCGCACCGCCCCGCTCCTGGTGGACAACAAGCTCATCGGCCATGTGGGCTCCATCGAAGACGTGACCGACCGCGTCCAGCAGCAGCGCGCCCAGCGCATGCTCACCGCCATCTTCGAGCGCAGCACCGACGTCGTGGCGCAGGTCAGCGCCCAGGGGCAGCTGCTCTACGTCAACCCGGCCGGCCGGCAGATGATGGAGATCAAGCCCGACGCACCGATCGAGCACATGCGTTTCGACGACTTCCTGCCGGCGCACCGCGAGACCCAGGTGCGCGACATCATCATGCCCACCGCGCTCGCCACCGGCCTGTGGGTGGGCGAGACCTCGGTGCTGCGCGGCGACGGCAAGGAGATCGACGTCAGCGAGATGCTCATCGCGCACCGCGACGAGCGCCAGGAGGTCGAGACCTACTCGATCGTCATGCGCGACATCTCGCACGAGATCCGCGCCCGCACCGAGCTGCAGCGCAGCGAGTCCATCCTCAAGGTGGTGGCCGCCACGCTGCCGGTGCTGGTGGCCGTGGCCGACAGGCACCAGCGCTACCTCTTCACCAACGACGCCTTCGACCAGTGGGTCGGACGCCCGCAGGGCCGGCTGGCCGGCCTGCACGCGCGCGAGGTGCTTGGCGAGGCGGAATACGAGCGCCGCCGGCCCAACATCGAGCTGGCGCTGTCCGGCCAGCGGGTGATGTTCGAGTCCTGCATCGACGGCCACCAGTACTTCGAGACCACCTACATCCCCTTCCGCGACGCAGAGGGCCAGGTGGCCGGCCTCGTGGCCCTGTCGCAAGACATCACCAGCCACAAGCGCCAGCACCAGATCCTGCTCGACGCCTCGCAGACCGACCCGCTGACCGGCGCGCTCAACCGCGCCGGCTTCGACCTGCGCGTGGGCGAGGCCCTCCTGCGCGCCCACGAGGAGCATCACCCCATCGCGCTGCTGATGGTCGACCTCGACCGCTTCAAGCCGGTGAACGACGAGCACGGCCATGCCACCGGCGACGCCCTGCTCGTGGCCGTGGCGCAGCGCCTGCAGAAGGTGCTGCGCCCGACCGACCTGCTGGCCCGCCTGGGCGGCGACGAGTTCGCCGTGGTGCTGCCCGACGTGAGGGACGATGCCGCAGCCGGCACGGTCGCCCGGAAGATCGTCGGCGCCCTGGGCGAAGTGTTTGAAATCGACGGCAAGCGGCTGTCGATCGGCGCGAGCGTGGGCTTGGCCCTCGCGCGCCACGGCGAGGACACGGTGCAGTCGCTTGCCCAGCGCGCCGACGTGGCGCTCTACCAGGCCAAGCGGGCCGGGCGCGGCCGCTTCGAGGTGGCAGCGGCCCAGGGTTGA